The Thermodesulfovibrionales bacterium genome contains the following window.
ACAGACACGGTAAAGGTGAAGATCCCGGCAGGGGTCGATACCGGATCGAAGGTGAAGCTGAAAGGCATGGGCAATGCCGGCCATGACGGCGGGCCGAGCGGAGACATCTTCATCGAGATCACCGTCAGGCCGCACCCGGTATTCAAGCGCGAAGGCAACGACCTCTCCGTTGATGTCCCGCTCACCTTCAGTGAAGCGGCCCTCGGAGCGAAGATAGAGGTTCCGACGATCGACGGCAGAGCGGTGATGACCATCCCGCCCGGCACTCAGGGCGGACAGAGGTTCAAATTGACGGGGAAAGGCTTCCCGTCTCCGAAGGGCGGTCCAAGGGGCAACCAGTTTGTTACCGCCAAGATAGCGGTCCCGAAGGACTTGAGCAGCCGCGAGAAGGAAATCGTGAAAGAGACAGAGGCGCTCTACAG
Protein-coding sequences here:
- a CDS encoding J domain-containing protein — translated: TDTVKVKIPAGVDTGSKVKLKGMGNAGHDGGPSGDIFIEITVRPHPVFKREGNDLSVDVPLTFSEAALGAKIEVPTIDGRAVMTIPPGTQGGQRFKLTGKGFPSPKGGPRGNQFVTAKIAVPKDLSSREKEIVKETEALYRENPRKGSGR